The following nucleotide sequence is from Paenibacillus odorifer.
TTTGACTGTATGCTGAAGTTCACGGGAGAGCAGCTGAAGAAATTCGTCTCCAGCCAGATGGCCTAAGGTATCATTTAGCTGCTTGAATCTGTCACAATCCAGCAGGGCCAGTGCAATTTTTTGCTTCCGTTCTTCGGGTTGTGTGATAAGGTTCTCCATATACATTTTGAAATGAGCCCTGTTGGGAATCGCTGTTAAATGATCATAGAAGGCTAGCTTATGTAGTCGTTCTTCGTATTGTTTTCGCTGGGTAATTTCTCGAGATAACAGCATGAATTGTGCTGGGAATTTACGGCTGCCGAGAACAGGTGACACCTTAGTTTCAAGCCATACCCATTGGCCTTCTGCTCCGCGCATGCGCAGTTCTGAAATGCGTGGGGTTCCCTGAACCACGCTCTTTAATTTAGCCCAGGCAATCTCCGGTTCACGTATGTAGTTGGATAACGGATCTCCTTTTTTAGGCACATAGCCTAGAATACTGGAGTGTGAGGGGGAAGCGTATAGAATCAACCCGTTAGGATCCGTCAAAATAATGAAATCAGACATGGTTTCACCGATTAGCTGATAAAGTGTTTGTTCTTCCAGCATTTCATTCTGGAGCCAGATGATTTTGCGTCCAAGGTAAATAATGACCAGGAGAAACACAAGTAAGAGGAGCGAATATAGGGAGAACAAAGCGCTTTTTTTATCCTTAAAACCGTCCGTTACTTGCAAGGCGTAGTTGCCAATCAAGTCCTCTGCTTGATCGAGATGTGCTCTAGCTTCATTGAATTGCGAGTTTAGGGTGAGCGCAGAATATGAATCCGGATTCCAGCTACTCTTCGTCCGTTCCGTTATTAGCGTATGCCCTGAATTTTTCCACATGACAATGGTAGTTTCGAAGGAGTGCAGCTCGTTTTTTAATTCGGAAAGGATAATTACACTTTGTTTCATATCACTGTAAGGTTTTTTTATAGCGTTGATATTTGCTCTTGCTAGACTTATTCGTTCCTGCGCTTGAAGATTATTATCTATAAACTCCTTAGTGAACTGTTCACCTTCTGCGGCTGTTAGGTTTGGACCCATTGCGATTTGCAAGGCTACAGCAGCTTGATGCAGATCACGATCGGCGCTTAGTATGAGCTTAGAGTTCTGATATATATCATCATAAAGAGAATCTGACAATCTATTAATAGTGTGATTTAAATAGAGTAGCGAGGACACGCTGATCCCGACCAGAAGGACGGAGATTGCAGCGAAGACATAGAATAGTTTGCGTGTTACCTTAAATTCGAAGAACCCTGCCACAGTCATCTTCTCCCTGTATAAGATGATTAAGTAAATCTATTGCTGCTTAAGTAGAACCTGCAGAAGTCAATCTATGGTCAGGCGTAATTTAAATCAGTCACTGATGTTTGAAGGTGCTTTTGGGAATAAAAGAGGTGTTGTATACATAGTGGGAAAACATAGGAAAGTGTACGTGTGAGTAAATGGTAGTTTCTAGTATATCAAGTATATAGGACGTGCTGCTTATAGAGCAATCTTTACTCATAATAATCCAAAAGACAAAATTTAAAGTTTAATGTATGGGCCTATTGAATTATCTATATTCAAACCGATGGATCCTATTACCCCACTCGACCA
It contains:
- a CDS encoding sensor domain-containing diguanylate cyclase — encoded protein: MAGFFEFKVTRKLFYVFAAISVLLVGISVSSLLYLNHTINRLSDSLYDDIYQNSKLILSADRDLHQAAVALQIAMGPNLTAAEGEQFTKEFIDNNLQAQERISLARANINAIKKPYSDMKQSVIILSELKNELHSFETTIVMWKNSGHTLITERTKSSWNPDSYSALTLNSQFNEARAHLDQAEDLIGNYALQVTDGFKDKKSALFSLYSLLLLVFLLVIIYLGRKIIWLQNEMLEEQTLYQLIGETMSDFIILTDPNGLILYASPSHSSILGYVPKKGDPLSNYIREPEIAWAKLKSVVQGTPRISELRMRGAEGQWVWLETKVSPVLGSRKFPAQFMLLSREITQRKQYEERLHKLAFYDHLTAIPNRAHFKMYMENLITQPEERKQKIALALLDCDRFKQLNDTLGHLAGDEFLQLLSRELQHTVKGIGQAFRIGGDEFAVVLHRFTSPEMLDETLQRLLKLFNKSWSVDNGSSFHTSASIGVALFPEHGSSINELLRAADLAMYRSKDHGGNKANLYYELVDEEFADQTIVKP